A single region of the Candidatus Parcubacteria bacterium genome encodes:
- a CDS encoding RuvX/YqgF family protein, whose amino-acid sequence MKILGVDYGSRRVGIAISDEGAQFAFPKKVILATGDLSENIAMLASAEGASVVVIGESINFGGEDNSVMGAIRSLSADLMERGLEVVLEPEYFSSAEASRFQGERDDIDASAAAIILQRYLDKHQDSR is encoded by the coding sequence ATGAAAATCCTCGGTGTCGATTACGGCAGCAGGCGTGTGGGTATAGCAATCTCGGATGAGGGTGCGCAGTTTGCGTTCCCAAAGAAAGTGATTCTCGCGACAGGTGATCTCTCGGAGAATATCGCTATGCTGGCCTCTGCCGAGGGGGCGAGTGTGGTGGTGATAGGGGAGTCGATCAACTTCGGTGGGGAGGATAATTCTGTGATGGGTGCGATACGCTCTCTTTCTGCCGATCTCATGGAGCGAGGATTGGAAGTGGTACTTGAGCCGGAATACTTTTCTTCGGCGGAGGCTTCTCGCTTCCAGGGAGAAAGGGATGATATCGACGCCTCCGCTGCGGCCATCATCCTTCAGCGATATTTAGACAAACATCAGGATTCCCGCTAA
- the pilM gene encoding pilus assembly protein PilM, with the protein MDTAFFSPHNRFFALFPPPSLLAAPFAAVWFSSDSLVLIEFAVGSQGPYFSRLIKKDLAPGVLEGGTVVDEAGLALALRELQRESGFRRIRLVLPDEKIYLFTVGVPMLSPKETRDNISFQIEENVPLTLEECVFDYSVIPEGSIHGIRVPRRAAVVVLEKAILDPYLRAATAASFQVLSVEAESQALARAVIPFDTEESRLLVHIGKNGAGIHIVARGVVQYASSVDIGETSFDAALKKSFPEATPQAITEMKRAHSFTGAPKEKEFVSALVGSVSALQDEVSRRYLYWHSREEVEAAAHPPIASVTLSGAPAVLKGLAEHLSEGLRIPVTIADPWINAPLRKKGVPPIPLPEALGRAAAIGGALRGLTHSLYA; encoded by the coding sequence ATGGATACTGCGTTCTTTTCTCCGCACAATCGCTTTTTTGCACTTTTTCCGCCACCCTCTCTCCTCGCGGCTCCCTTTGCTGCTGTCTGGTTCTCTTCCGACTCCCTCGTTCTCATAGAATTCGCTGTAGGTTCCCAGGGACCATATTTTTCGCGCCTCATAAAGAAGGATCTTGCTCCTGGGGTGCTAGAGGGTGGCACTGTCGTGGATGAAGCTGGACTCGCCCTCGCTCTGCGTGAACTTCAGAGAGAGAGCGGTTTTCGCCGCATACGCCTGGTTCTTCCAGACGAGAAGATCTATCTCTTTACTGTTGGCGTGCCGATGCTCTCGCCCAAGGAGACGAGGGACAACATCTCTTTCCAGATAGAGGAGAATGTTCCACTGACGCTTGAAGAGTGTGTGTTTGATTACAGCGTGATTCCTGAGGGATCCATTCATGGTATCCGTGTGCCGCGCCGCGCTGCGGTCGTCGTTCTGGAGAAAGCTATTCTTGACCCATACCTCCGGGCTGCTACTGCCGCTTCGTTCCAAGTTCTTTCCGTGGAAGCAGAGAGTCAGGCGCTCGCGCGAGCAGTGATACCTTTTGATACTGAGGAGAGTCGGCTCTTGGTGCATATCGGGAAAAATGGCGCAGGCATCCATATCGTCGCCCGCGGGGTGGTGCAGTACGCGTCCTCTGTTGATATCGGAGAGACGTCCTTTGATGCGGCGCTCAAGAAATCTTTCCCTGAGGCGACCCCGCAAGCCATTACCGAGATGAAGCGAGCGCATTCCTTCACTGGAGCACCCAAGGAAAAGGAATTCGTTTCGGCTCTCGTGGGCAGCGTCTCTGCGCTCCAGGATGAAGTCAGCCGCCGCTATCTCTACTGGCACTCCCGTGAGGAGGTGGAGGCGGCGGCACATCCTCCCATCGCCTCGGTGACTCTCTCGGGTGCTCCTGCTGTACTGAAGGGACTCGCCGAGCACCTCTCTGAAGGCTTACGAATTCCGGTAACGATAGCTGATCCGTGGATCAATGCGCCACTGCGAAAAAAGGGAGTACCTCCTATCCCTCTGCCAGAAGCTCTGGGGAGAGCCGCGGCCATCGGAGGCGCGCTTCGTGGACTCACTCATTCTTTGTATGCATAA
- a CDS encoding DUF5652 family protein, with the protein MNTIDTWPVLMKTLPTMPPWVIALGTVVVVWFVVAMVLKVYVLWHSARRGERWWFIGLFFINTLGILELIYLARHRMSSTSPVIPPASKTWQ; encoded by the coding sequence ATGAATACAATAGATACGTGGCCGGTATTGATGAAAACTCTGCCCACTATGCCTCCGTGGGTGATCGCTTTAGGAACGGTGGTCGTCGTGTGGTTCGTTGTAGCGATGGTGCTCAAGGTGTATGTACTGTGGCATTCGGCGCGTAGGGGGGAGAGGTGGTGGTTCATCGGACTTTTCTTCATCAACACTCTTGGAATTCTTGAACTTATCTACTTGGCGCGCCACCGCATGAGCTCAACCTCACCAGTAATTCCTCCTGCGTCCAAAACCTGGCAATAA